tatatcGGCCTAAATAACTTAACGGTAAAGCCGACGTACTTTTAAAATTCGATTAGTATCGGCCTAAGAAAGGAGGAAATAAGGATTAACCGATTACTTCGGTCCTAAAAAATTACTACTTTTTACTATTAAACGAAAGACCTTCTTTCCTAATTTCTTCCGTAAGGCTCGCTAGTATACTAGTTGCCCCGGCGTAAAATAACGACTTCCTCGCCCGGATTAAGATAGTTACTAATAGAAATACCGATTATATTAAGGATTTAGTAATACCGTTTAAAAATAAGTACGAGGACTACGGTCTACTATACTATAATAACCTATTAAGGATCTTTAGCGACCTAATACTATAAAAAGAGATCCTCGAATCTAAGTACGACTCCGTCGTCGTAAGTTACCTAGGTATAGATAGGACTATCGACCTTATTCGACGTAACTTTTAGTAGCTAAGTATAGATTAGGAAGTTCGTAAGTACGTACGAGGATATAGaaaatattaatagaatAAGTatttatactataataccTTCGGGttactttaattaatagaGATTCCGTAGAAGCCGTGGAGAGCGATTTTTATAGATTTTATTATAGATCTTTTACTATCCTCCGGGTATAATTCGATCTAGGTTATCGTAGATATATTTATTAAGATAGTATATTTTATCCCTTTACGTATAGAAGCGAAGAAAACTAATAACCTAATCTGGATTTTCGCGCGCGAATATTAGCGACTCTACGGCGTACCGGTAAATATTATTTCTAACCGCGATTTACGCTTTACTGCGTACCTTTAGAAAGACTTTTTGAAGTTCGTTAGTATTAATAGCCGTATAAGTATAGCCTTTTATCCTTAAATAAACGGATAAATAGAAATCGTAAACTAAAAATTAAAGATATATCTCCGCgcttttattaattataagATAGTTAACTAGAATAAATTACTTCCTATAATAGAATTCGCGTATAATAACGCCCGTAAAGTactaataaatatattaccTTTCTTCGCTAATTACGGTTATTACCTTACCTCTAATAACCCCTCGTCGAATACTATCGTTTATAATCCTTCGAGCCGGCTATACGTATACTAGATAACCTAAGTTTATAAGGAAGCGTAGAATTCTTTAGAAGATACCCGTAAGCGTATAAAGCGGTGGGTAGACttaaagagaaaagaagtatttttatttaaataggATTAGCTTATAATGCTTAACGCTAGGTATATTAAGACCCGTCGACCTTTTAAAAAGCTAGATAAGAAGATATTAGGCCCGTTTAAAAAATCCAGATCCGAGGCGAATCTATAATACTTTCCACGCCTTCGACCTATCGCTATCCGACCAAAAAGGTGACTCGACTACGATAGGTAAAGAAGTGCTAACCAACTACCTGCAACCATGCCCAACAATACCGCCGATACCACCGtaaggaggggtaactgcacgttgAGAACCTCTCATTCAAAGTAAGGCAGACAAAcagaggcatggcggttatcaaaggaaggccactggccagGAGGATATCGAAGggacttggcgatggcctgaggccaacaagggcacgggccacgcgaggaaggataaaatacgcgtttggaaacaccaagactgtatctcttcttcttcttttcggtaTCACagacttcgaggccattgaaaTGTGGCTCAACCCGAGTCCGAACTTGAGAGATACTGAAAGGTTTTGCTTCGTCAGAGTATCCAGAAGCATGAGACTGCTGTGCCGGTGGGCTGGGGCTTTGGTTCCGATGGAATGAGGTCAACTGAGCAACCTGGTGACGCAGAATATTGAGCTCATGTTCCAACTGGCGAAACCGTGCGATGGGGTCATCGTTTTGGCTGACGTTGGTGGGAGCTGGTATATGACGCAGTTGGCTTCTCAGGCCTCTCTGTGGGCGAGTGATTCGACATTGTAGGCCCTGAGCTCGACAACGATCACAGCAGCCAGGAACTGTAATTCGACACTTGAGCTTGCGGCCTCGGCACTCCTCACTATAAGACCCATTAGCTGCCACGTCCTTCGGTGTGCTATTATTGTAAAACAACAGACCACGCAATACTTGAGTACTTTTCTCTCTTGAATCGTGTAGCAGGACGAGGGGTtatggtggtggcagtggtggttgtAGGTGTCCCGGCCATGTTTGCAACGTTCTTTAGTTCCAGGTTGATTCGTTCGTAGATATGGAAATAAATCGGGACTTGGAGAGAAAGCACAAGTTGTTTTGAGTAAGTAGATATTTGTCGTCGAGTGTGTGGGGTAGTGTCAGAATAGTCAATGAGGCCCACTGTTAAGGAATTAATATCTTGGCAGTGGGACCTGAGCTACTGGGTTCGGCCTTTTCCAGCCACCCGGGCAACACACCATCTTACAACATAACAATTGACACCTTATTTGGACCCCATATACAATTTGACAGGTACCAATCCCCACTTTGCGGCAATGATCTTCCAGCTGGCGCCGTTTCGGGGGTGTGAGGAGTCCGAGTACCTACCTTGGCAACCGCAATCCTGTGGCGTTCAAGCTGTGGGCCAAAGTCATGAATCATACCTCGAAAGATAACAGGACTGAATAAAAGATAGTGAAGAGGCCATCTGCTTTTTAAAAGGTGTACATTGATCGTTATCACGCATCCAGGAATTCCGTTCTTTTACCAGAGTTTGGACAAATTCAAGAACTCATCAACTAAGCTAAAAGTAGAGATAAAACACAAACATCCGCATCCtaccacaaccccaaaccacctACTTCTCCTCAAGCCCCAGTCTTGCCAACTTCGCCGTCGAGTTCCAAATACCCTGCTTCCCTGGACTCAAAATTCCGTTGGGATCAATAGTATCCTTCAACATGGTGGTAAATCTCCCAAATGCACCGTTATTAAACGTCTGGTGAGCTGCCGTAGCATCCATGAAGCTGACGTGGGTGCGGTACTCCAAATAGCCCAGCTTCTTGGAGTCCTCCATGAGAGCGTACTGGACATCGTGCAGTCGGGCCTTGGCTGAGGGATGGAACATGATCAAGTTAATGCTTATGATGTATCTGTCGAAGACGTGGAAATCGGCAAGGAAATTAAGATCGTGATCCTCGGTGATCTTCTTGGCCCTGACGTACCACTCGTACAGCTCGCGGCCCGAGGGTGGTAGGACAGGGGAGTAGCAGTTGTGCCAGAGACCGTCCTCTTTTGACGAGAAGGCCAAAGCATGGTCGATGGAAGGAACTCCGCTCTGAGGGAGGAAATCTTGTGTGACATCCTCGCTTCTGAGATACTCACCAGGCACAGCATTAAAAGTCTCATGTGTAACCTTTGCGCCCTTGACCTGCTTGAAGCGCCGCTTGACAGCCTCCAAAAGGCCCGCCTGGGCTTCTGGGGGACCATAGAGAGCGAAACCTGCACACCAGGCTGGCAATCCCAGGATGGTGGAAACCTTGCTGATAAGATCCTGAGGGATGTGACGTGCAAAGTTGCCGTGCTCGCCCAAGATTTTGGCAATCTCGGGGTCGCGACGCGCTGCACCGATGATCAGAGTCATCCTGCCATACAGCTGTGGAGGGTTGGCCACAATGCGCCGGCGCATCAGGTCAGTCATGGTGCCAACCAGCGGCGCCAAATCTTGTTCCTCGGGGACTTCGACGAGGATTCTAGTGTAGGCttcaggggcaggggagaaTTGAATCCCCATCTTCGTGACAATGCCTACCGTTTCCTCCGTCAGCCATCACGTCAGAGGTGGCCTCGCCAAGGGAAACGTACCATAATTTGACTGGAAGAACAGACCATCCAACCCGGGTCCAAAGCCCCCTGAATACAGCGGCCACACCTTGCTGTCCTCCACAACACCCATACCAGTTCGCAGCAAATCACCATCAGGGAGGACGACCTCCATGCCGCACTGGTGCTTGTAATGGGCAGCATCCTGCGTGTAACCAATACCTCGCTCCAAGGTATTTCCAACCACGGAACCCCATCCAATGGCCGGGACAGAGATCCAGAGGTTgagcttgcgcttcttgatctcttcGTATAATTGTATGAATGTCACGCCAGGCTCCACGATGGCGTAGGCATATTCTTCGTTAATCTCGATGATCTTGTTCATTCGGTGCAAATCGAGGATAACGTTGCGGTCTACGACTGGGGCAGAGCCGCCATATCTAGACGGTAATGCGTTAGAACGAGTGGGAAAGCAGGCCCAGTTGAACGACTTACCCAAGATTCTTTCCCCTCGACACTGTCCACATGGGTACCTCGAACCTGTTCGCCGCCCGGACAAGCTCACGCACTTGGTCAACCGTGTCGGGACGAACTGCTGGCCCAGGGCGGTGCGGCCGAGACAAGGGGAATGGATCACCGTAGGCGACACTCCCATCCAGGCCCTCTGGGGCACC
The sequence above is a segment of the Podospora pseudoanserina strain CBS 124.78 chromosome 5, whole genome shotgun sequence genome. Coding sequences within it:
- a CDS encoding hypothetical protein (COG:C; EggNog:ENOG503NZZV; CAZy:AA4) → MQLEKFLTAAEAIVGCDNVSREPTSGAPEGLDGSVAYGDPFPLSRPHRPGPAVRPDTVDQVRELVRAANRFEVPMWTVSRGKNLGYGGSAPVVDRNVILDLHRMNKIIEINEEYAYAIVEPGVTFIQLYEEIKKRKLNLWISVPAIGWGSVVGNTLERGIGYTQDAAHYKHQCGMEVVLPDGDLLRTGMGVVEDSKVWPLYSGGFGPGLDGLFFQSNYGIVTKMGIQFSPAPEAYTRILVEVPEEQDLAPLVGTMTDLMRRRIVANPPQLYGRMTLIIGAARRDPEIAKILGEHGNFARHIPQDLISKVSTILGLPAWCAGFALYGPPEAQAGLLEAVKRRFKQVKGAKVTHETFNAVPGEYLRSEDVTQDFLPQSGVPSIDHALAFSSKEDGLWHNCYSPVLPPSGRELYEWYVRAKKITEDHDLNFLADFHVFDRYIISINLIMFHPSAKARLHDVQYALMEDSKKLGYLEYRTHVSFMDATAAHQTFNNGAFGRFTTMLKDTIDPNGILSPGKQGIWNSTAKLARLGLEEK